A DNA window from Castanea sativa cultivar Marrone di Chiusa Pesio chromosome 7, ASM4071231v1 contains the following coding sequences:
- the LOC142643312 gene encoding sucrose synthase, whose protein sequence is MAGSALTRVHSLRERLDETLSANRNEIVALLSRIEGKGKGILQHHQLIAEVEAIPEANRKTLLDGPFGEVLRAAQEAIVLPPWVALAVRPRPGVWEYIRVNVHALVVEELRVPEYLHFKEELVDGSVNGNFVLELDFEPFTASFPHPTLSKSIGNGVEFLNRHLSAKLFHDKESMHPLLEFLRVHCYKGKTMMLNDRIHNVDSLQYVLRKAEEYLTTLAPETPYSTFEHKFQEIGLERGWGDTAERVLEMIQLLLDLLEAPDPCTLETFLGKIPMVFNVVIMSPHGYFAQDNVLGYPDTGGQVVYILDQVRALESEMLKRIKHQGLDITPRILIVTRLLPDAAGTTCGQRLEKVFGCEHAHILRVPFRDEKGMVRKWISRFEVWPYLENYTEDVAQELNKELQGKPDLIIGNYSDGNIVASLLAHKFGVTQCTIAHALEKTKYPESDIYWKKFEEKYHFSCQFTADLIAMNHTDFIITSTFQEIAGSKDTVGQYESHTSFTLPGLYRVVHGINVFDPKFNIVSPGADMDIYFSYTEEKKRLTAFHPEIEELLYSSVENEEHLCVLKDKNKPIIFTMARLDRVKNITGLVEWYGKNKRLRELVNLVVVAGDRRKESKDLEEQAEMKKMHTLIETYKLNGQFRWISSQMNRVRNGELYRVIADTRGAFVQPAVYEAFGLTVVEAMTCGLPTFATCNGGPAEIIVHGKSGFHIDPYHGEQAAELLVGFFEKCTKDPSHWDQISQGGLKRIYEKYTWQIYSERLLTLTGVYGFWKHVSNLDRRESRRYLEMFYALKYRKLAESVPLAVEK, encoded by the exons ATGGCCGGAAGTGCTCTGACCAGAGTCCATAGCCTCCGTGAGCGTTTGGATGAGACCCTCTCTGCTAACCGTAACGAAATTGTTGCACTACTTTCAAG GATTGAAGGCAAGGGAAAAGGAATTTTGCAACACCATCAGCTAATTGCTGAGGTAGAAGCAATCCCTGAAGCTAACAGGAAGACACTTTTGGATGGCCCTTTTGGTGAAGTTTTGAGAGCCGCTCAG GAAGCCATTGTTCTGCCTCCATGGGTTGCCTTGGCTGTTCGTCCTAGGCCTGGTGTTTGGGAATACATAAGAGTGAATGTCCATGCTCTTGTTGTTGAGGAGTTGCGTGTGCCCGAGTACTTGCACTTCAAAGAAGAACTCGTCGATGGAAG TGTCAATGGGAACTTTGTGCTTGAGTTGGATTTTGAACCCTTCACTGCATCATTTCCCCACCCAACTCTTTCAAAGTCCATTGGAAATGGCGTGGAGTTCCTTAACCGTCACCTTTCTGCGAAGCTCTTCCATGACAAGGAGAGCATGCACCCACTGCTTGAATTTCTCAGAGTTCACTGCTACAAGGGCAAG ACTATGATGCTGAATGACAGAATTCACAACGTGGATTCCCTCCAGTATGTACTAAGGAAAGCAGAGGAGTATCTGACTACACTTGCCCCTGAAACCCCTTATTCTACGTTTGAGCACAAGTTCCAGGAGATTGGTTTGGAGAGAGGTTGGGGTGACACAGCTGAGCGCGTACTAGAAATGATCCAACTTCTTTTGGATCTTCTTGAAGCTCCTGACCCCTGCACCCTCGAGACATTTCTTGGCAAAATCCCTATGGTCTTTAACGTTGTGATCATGTCTCCCCATGGTTACTTTGCCCAGGATAATGTGTTGGGATACCCTGACACTGGTGGCCAG GTTGTTTATATCTTGGATCAAGTTCGGGCCTTGGAGAGTGAGATGCTTAAGCGTATCAAGCATCAAGGCTTGGATATCACCCCCAGAATCCTCATT GTCACCCGACTCCTCCCTGATGCAGCAGGAACCACATGTGGTCAGCGTCTTGAGAAAGTGTTTGGGTGTGAGCATGCACATATTCTTCGAGTTCCTTTTAGAGATGAGAAGGGAATGGTCCGCAAATGGATCTCAAGATTCGAAGTTTGGCCATATCTAGAGAATTACACCGAG GATGTTGCACAAGAACTTAATAAAGAGTTACAAGGGAAGCCAGATTTGATCATTGGAAATTACAGTGATGGAAACATTGTTGCCTCATTGTTGGCACATAAGTTTGGTGTTACACAG TGCACCATTGCCCATGCTCTTGAGAAGACAAAGTACCCTGAATCTGACATTTACTGGAAAAAATTTGAGGAGAAGTACCACTTCTCTTGCCAATTTACTGCTGATCTTATTGCCATGAATCATACCGATTTCATTATCACCAGTACTTTCCAAGAAATTGCTGGAAG CAAAGACACTGTTGGTCAATATGAGAGTCACACTTCCTTCACCCTTCCCGGACTTTATCGCGTTGTTCACGGGATAAATGTGTTTGATCCTAAATTCAACATCGTCTCCCCAGGAGCAGATATGGATATTTACTTCTCCTACactgaggaaaagaaaaggttgaCAGCCTTCCACCCCGAAATTGAAGAGCTCCTTTACTCTTCTGTGGAGAACGAAGAACACTT GTGTGTATTGAAAGACAAGAACAAGCCCATTATATTCACAATGGCCAGGTTGGATCGTGTGAAAAATATCACAGGTCTTGTTGAGTGGTACGGTAAGAACAAACGTCTTCGTGAGTTGGTTAACCTCGTTGTTGTTGCTGGGGATCGGCGAAAGGAGTCTAAGGACTTGGAAGAGCAAGCTGAGATGAAGAAAATGCACACTCTTATTGAAACCTACAAGTTGAATGGCCAGTTTAGATGGATTTCTTCCCAGATGAACCGAGTGAGGAATGGTGAACTCTACCGTGTTATTGCTGATACAAGGGGAGCCTTTGTGCAGCCTGCCGTATATGAAGCTTTTGGGTTGACAGTTGTTGAGGCCATGACTTGTGGATTGCCAACATTTGCTACTTGTAATGGTGGCCCAGCTGAGATTATTGTACATGGTAAATCAGGCTTCCACATTGATCCTTATCATGGTGAACAAGCAGCCGAGCTCCTCGTAGGCTTCTTTGAGAAGTGTACGAAAGACCCTTCTCACTGGGACCAAATTTCTCAGGGAGGATTGAAGCGGATCTATGAGAA GTACACATGGCAGATTTATTCCGAGAGGTTGTTGACCCTTACTGGGGTTTATGGCTTTTGGAAGCATGTGTCTAATCTGGATCGCCGTGAGAGCCGTCGTTATCTTGAGATGTTCTATGCTCTCAAGTACCGTAAGCTG GCTGAGTCCGTTCCTCTTGCCGTCGagaaatga